From Acanthopagrus latus isolate v.2019 chromosome 22, fAcaLat1.1, whole genome shotgun sequence, the proteins below share one genomic window:
- the LOC119012780 gene encoding protein Z-dependent protease inhibitor-like, with amino-acid sequence MTPFVPLALVGLLLLSLGSSQTISYSVEDLTNRNADFAAQLYRLASSRTDDNVFLSAFTLSTALSALLSTANGPTRDQLLQGLGLTGLDPQTLPDLFQALRSDVLQGSVVMNLQQGVAILPSSSFQVSSAYLDLVQTKFGGNVQSLAYTSPQEAADIINHWAQDQTGERILELVTNLDSQTQLLLATAASYQTRFSPSFNSSLTQDERFYVDRYHIVMVPMMFRADKYFLAYDSPLKVGVLKLPMEDGTAMLVLLPDEDVDIGTIEGEVTGEKIRAWIRQLKKTKLEVQLPRFLLERSYSLRNILQTLNIIQVFQDNADIVNMGGDKGPKLTQVYHKSVVSVVESSDDITAGGGTNAFSTLPPRLTINRPFIFIIYHQATGSVLFMGRVIDPTKK; translated from the exons ATGACACCCTTTGTTCCTCTTGCATTGgtcggcctcctcctcctgagtcTGGGCTCCTCTCAGACCATCAGCTACTCTGTGGAGGACCTGACCAATAGGAACGCAGACTTCGCTGCTCAGCTGTACCGACTCGCCTCCAGTCGTACCGACGACAACGTCTTCCTGTCTGCCTTTACACTGTCCACAGCGCTGTCGGCGCTGCTCAGCACTGCCAATGGGCCAACGCGggaccagctgctgcagggactCGGCCTGACAGGACTGGACCCACAGACACTACCAG ATTTGTTTCAGGCTCTGAGGTCCGATGTCCTGCAGGGCAGCGTAGTCATGAACCTGCAGCAGGGTGTGGCCATCTTGCCCTCCAGCAGCTTCCAGGTGTCGTCAGCCTACCTGGACCTGGTTCAGACCAAGTTTGGGGGGAATGTTCAGAGTCTGGCCTACACTTCACCACAGGAAGCCGCTGACATTATCAACCACTGGGCCCAGGACCAGACTGGAGAGCGAATCCTGGAGCTGGTCACCAACCTGGACTCCCAGACCCAGCTGCTGCTCGCCACTGCTGCCTCCTACCAGA CCCGCTTCAGTCCTTCCTTTAACTCCTCGTTAACTCAGGACGAGCGGTTCTACGTGGACAGGTATCACATCGTCATGGTTCCCATGATGTTCCGGGCTGATAAGTACTTCCTGGCGTACGACAGCCCACTGAAAGTCGGTGTGCTGAAGCTGCCGATGGAGGACGGGACGGCCATGTTGGTTCTGCTGCCTGATGAAGACGTGGACATCGGCACCATCGAAGGGGAAGTGACTGGAGAGAAGATCCGGGCCTGGATCAGACAGCTAAAGAAGAC GAAGTTGGAGGTGCAGCTGCCTCGCTTCCTGTTGGAGCGTTCCTACTCTCTGCGCAACATCCTGCAGACTCTCAACATCATTCAGGTGTTTCAGGATAATGCTGACATCGTCAACATGGGTGGAGATAAAGGACCCAAACTCACACAG GTCTATCACAAATCGGTCGTGTCCGTTGTTGAGAGCAGCGATGACATCACCGCAGGAGGCGGAACAAACGCCTTTTCCACTCTCCCTCCTCGACTGACCATCAACAGaccttttattttcatcatctacCACCAGGCGACCGGCAGCGTACTGTTCATGGGCCGCGTCATCGACCCCACCAAGAAGTAA